In one Hyphomicrobium sp. 99 genomic region, the following are encoded:
- a CDS encoding DUF2163 domain-containing protein — MKTLSPEFTAHLKTGATTLCWCWRIERRDGTVLGFTDHDNPVAFDGTTYEAAAGFTASDITDGLGLSVDNLEVTGALSSTTLTDDDLAAGRYDDARVAIYRVNWSDPSQRVLMRSGSIGEVRRTGANFAAELRGLAHYLQQPKGRLLQRTCDADLGDARCGVDLMSSAFQGTGTILAANSARRFKVDGIDSFETRFFSRGLFAFTSGASAGLKIEVKSHTKFATSVEIELWTDAEAPPAIGDAFIVTAGCDKRLETCKARFNNTINFRGFPSIPGNQFLTQIGRAS, encoded by the coding sequence ATGAAAACGCTGTCGCCGGAATTTACCGCGCACCTCAAGACGGGTGCGACGACGCTCTGCTGGTGCTGGCGGATCGAACGCCGCGACGGAACAGTGCTCGGCTTCACCGATCACGACAACCCGGTCGCCTTCGACGGCACAACCTACGAGGCAGCTGCGGGATTTACTGCGAGCGACATCACCGATGGCCTTGGCCTCTCGGTCGATAACCTCGAAGTCACGGGCGCGCTGTCATCGACGACGTTGACCGATGACGATCTGGCAGCGGGACGCTACGACGATGCGCGCGTCGCGATTTATCGAGTCAACTGGTCTGACCCGAGCCAGCGCGTGTTGATGCGATCTGGCAGCATCGGTGAGGTGAGGCGCACGGGGGCAAACTTTGCCGCCGAGCTGCGAGGTCTTGCGCATTATTTGCAGCAACCTAAGGGACGCCTTCTTCAGCGCACATGCGACGCCGATCTCGGTGATGCGCGCTGCGGCGTCGATCTTATGTCGTCGGCATTCCAGGGCACGGGTACGATCCTCGCGGCAAACTCGGCGCGGCGTTTCAAGGTCGACGGCATCGACTCGTTCGAGACGCGATTTTTCTCGCGCGGGCTCTTCGCGTTCACGTCAGGCGCGTCGGCTGGTCTGAAGATTGAAGTCAAATCGCACACGAAGTTCGCGACGTCCGTCGAGATTGAGCTTTGGACAGATGCGGAAGCTCCACCTGCAATCGGCGACGCATTCATCGTTACGGCCGGCTGCGACAAGCGCCTCGAGACATGCAAGGCGCGCTTCAACAACACGATCAACTTCCGCGGCTTCCCGTCAATTCCCGGCAATCAATTCCTGACGCAGATCGGACGCGCGAGCTGA
- a CDS encoding NlpC/P60 family protein — protein MMQHVTRERIVEAARGWIGTPYHHQASLRHVGTDCLGLVRGIWRELYGGDAETPPAYSRDWAEASGSEAMLEAASRHLMPKAISNIDDGDVIVFRLRLGFIAKHAAIVTAPTRMVHAIEGAPVAEVVLTNWWRRRIAGAFEFPDLSEGS, from the coding sequence ATGATGCAGCATGTGACGCGAGAGAGAATTGTCGAAGCGGCGCGCGGTTGGATCGGCACACCCTACCATCATCAGGCGAGTCTCCGGCACGTGGGAACCGATTGCCTCGGCCTCGTCCGCGGCATCTGGAGAGAGCTTTACGGTGGCGACGCCGAAACGCCGCCCGCTTACAGCCGCGATTGGGCCGAAGCGAGTGGAAGCGAGGCGATGCTCGAAGCCGCGAGCCGCCATCTAATGCCTAAAGCGATTTCGAACATCGATGATGGAGACGTCATCGTCTTTCGGCTGCGCCTCGGCTTCATCGCCAAGCACGCCGCGATCGTCACTGCGCCAACGAGAATGGTGCACGCGATCGAAGGTGCGCCGGTCGCCGAGGTGGTGCTGACGAACTGGTGGCGGCGCCGCATCGCAGGCGCATTTGAATTTCCTGATCTATCGGAAGGTTCCTGA